A window of the Nitrospiria bacterium genome harbors these coding sequences:
- a CDS encoding F0F1 ATP synthase subunit epsilon yields the protein MPTKKLLLEVATPDHLLLSREVDEVIAPGSEGEFGVLPGHAHFLSMLKIGELRYRVGDQTHYMSVLWGFAEVTPTKVTILAEIAEKAEDIDVERAQAAVERAEQRLQVGGLPSELKEAQISLEKARLRRKIAERAGRAK from the coding sequence TTGCCGACGAAAAAACTCCTTCTTGAAGTCGCAACGCCCGATCACCTCCTTCTCAGCCGGGAAGTGGACGAAGTGATCGCCCCCGGCAGCGAGGGCGAATTCGGCGTACTCCCCGGGCACGCCCATTTTCTGTCGATGCTGAAGATCGGCGAATTGCGCTACCGAGTGGGCGATCAGACCCACTACATGTCGGTGTTGTGGGGTTTTGCCGAGGTGACGCCTACAAAGGTCACGATCCTGGCCGAGATCGCCGAAAAGGCGGAGGACATCGACGTCGAACGGGCGCAAGCCGCCGTCGAGCGGGCCGAGCAGCGTCTCCAGGTGGGCGGCCTCCCCTCCGAGCTCAAAGAAGCCCAGATCAGCCTGGAAAAGGCCCGCCTACGTCGGAAGATCGCCGAACGCGCTGGCCGGGCGAAGTAA
- a CDS encoding glycine zipper 2TM domain-containing protein yields MSMLEAAKIPIVKIAAIAVIIFCIVAVGSMTGLIHSALPLGKKCVDCGVVESVKAVQVSGQGTGLGAVAGGVVGAVVGSRIGAGQGRTLAEVAGAAGGALAGHQIEKNVKKTLRYRITVQMNNGAIRTVTQSTDNGLNAGDRVKIVNGTVVKA; encoded by the coding sequence ATGTCTATGCTTGAGGCTGCAAAAATTCCGATCGTTAAAATCGCGGCCATAGCCGTCATTATCTTCTGTATCGTAGCCGTCGGCTCGATGACGGGCCTGATTCACAGCGCGCTCCCGCTCGGCAAGAAATGTGTAGACTGCGGCGTGGTGGAATCGGTCAAGGCCGTCCAGGTTTCCGGCCAGGGAACCGGACTGGGCGCGGTTGCCGGAGGCGTGGTCGGCGCAGTAGTTGGAAGCAGGATCGGCGCGGGTCAGGGCCGGACGCTCGCCGAGGTTGCTGGCGCGGCCGGCGGGGCGCTTGCGGGCCACCAGATCGAGAAGAACGTGAAGAAGACCCTTCGCTACCGGATCACCGTCCAGATGAACAACGGCGCGATTCGCACCGTCACGCAGTCGACCGATAACGGCCTCAATGCGGGCGATCGTGTAAAGATCGTCAACGGCACCGTGGTCAAAGCCTGA
- a CDS encoding nitroreductase family protein: MARSITVMSVMEVIRHRRSVRDYSPRNLDRATVRTLLAAAVCAPTAVHEEPWAFVIVQDTNALKRISDRAKPLFAEEVHRAHLDRGGHALEIFRRPDFNIFYNASTLIVIGATTTGPFIAADCWLAAENLMLAAAAIKLGSCVIGSALPALNDGGVKKEIGIPADFTAVAPVIVGHPTGETPPTSRKEPEILVWK; encoded by the coding sequence ATGGCCCGATCCATTACCGTCATGAGTGTCATGGAGGTGATCCGTCACCGCCGGTCCGTGCGCGACTATTCGCCCCGGAACCTTGACCGGGCGACCGTCCGCACGCTGCTCGCGGCCGCGGTGTGCGCGCCCACAGCGGTGCATGAGGAGCCCTGGGCCTTTGTGATCGTCCAGGACACCAATGCCCTGAAGCGCATCTCGGATCGGGCCAAGCCCCTCTTCGCGGAGGAGGTGCACCGCGCCCATCTCGACCGGGGCGGCCATGCGCTCGAGATTTTTCGGCGGCCGGACTTCAACATATTTTACAATGCCAGCACCCTCATCGTCATTGGCGCCACTACGACCGGCCCGTTCATCGCGGCCGATTGCTGGCTGGCCGCCGAGAACCTGATGCTCGCTGCCGCCGCGATTAAACTCGGAAGCTGCGTCATCGGTTCGGCGCTTCCGGCCCTGAACGACGGCGGGGTAAAAAAAGAGATCGGGATCCCGGCCGATTTCACGGCCGTCGCCCCGGTCATCGTCGGCCATCCGACCGGGGAAACGCCGCCCACCTCCCGAAAGGAGCCGGAGATTCTCGTCTGGAAATAA
- the atpD gene encoding F0F1 ATP synthase subunit beta: MNTEMGTVIQVIGPVVDVEFPPGKLPNLLNALRIEQEEDRKAGTPKIRLTLEVAQHLGENRVRGVAMSSTDGLVRGMPVKDTGAPISVPVGRETLGRLLNVLGEPVDEKGPIMAKKTYPIHRPAPALEEQETKTEVLETGIKVLDLLEPYSKGGKVGLFGGAGVGKTVIILELINNIALHHGGFSVFAGVGERTREGNDLWHEMQESKVIDPGDYTKSKAALVFGQMNEPPGARLRVGLTGLTIAEYFRDEENQDVLLFIDNIFRFTQAGSEVSALLGRMPSAVGYQPTLGTEMGALQERITSTKKGSVTSVQAIYVPADDLTDPAPATAFGHLDATTVLSRQQAELGIYPAVDPLDSTSRILDPQVIGEEHYGVARSVQSILQRYKDLQDIIAILGMDELSEDDKLTVSRARKIQRFLSQPFHVAEVFTGTPGRYVKLKDTVRGFKELVEGKYDDLPEQAFYMVGTIEEVVAKAERLGGKK, translated from the coding sequence ATGAACACAGAGATGGGCACAGTGATTCAAGTCATCGGGCCGGTGGTTGATGTGGAGTTCCCTCCGGGGAAGCTCCCCAACCTTCTGAATGCCCTTCGTATTGAACAAGAAGAGGATCGGAAGGCGGGGACGCCCAAGATTCGGCTGACACTCGAGGTCGCGCAACACCTCGGGGAAAACCGCGTCCGGGGCGTGGCGATGTCTTCGACGGATGGCCTGGTTCGAGGCATGCCGGTCAAGGATACAGGCGCTCCGATTTCGGTTCCGGTCGGGCGGGAAACGCTCGGCCGGTTGCTGAACGTGCTCGGCGAACCCGTGGACGAAAAGGGACCCATCATGGCGAAGAAGACCTATCCCATCCACCGGCCGGCTCCCGCGTTGGAGGAACAAGAGACGAAGACCGAAGTCCTCGAGACCGGAATCAAGGTCCTGGATCTCCTGGAGCCCTACAGCAAGGGCGGAAAGGTCGGACTGTTCGGCGGTGCGGGCGTCGGAAAGACCGTCATCATCCTGGAGCTGATCAACAACATCGCACTCCACCATGGTGGCTTTTCCGTTTTTGCCGGCGTGGGGGAGCGCACGCGCGAGGGCAATGACCTCTGGCACGAGATGCAGGAGTCGAAGGTCATCGATCCCGGCGATTACACCAAGTCTAAAGCCGCGCTGGTTTTTGGACAGATGAACGAACCGCCTGGCGCCCGGCTCCGCGTCGGACTCACGGGCCTGACGATCGCCGAGTACTTTCGGGACGAAGAAAACCAGGACGTGCTTCTGTTCATCGATAATATTTTCCGATTTACCCAGGCCGGTTCGGAGGTGTCCGCCTTGCTGGGCCGCATGCCCTCCGCCGTGGGTTATCAGCCGACATTGGGCACCGAGATGGGTGCGCTCCAGGAGCGCATCACCTCCACGAAGAAAGGATCCGTCACGTCGGTCCAGGCCATTTATGTTCCCGCGGATGATCTGACCGACCCGGCGCCGGCCACGGCTTTCGGGCACCTGGACGCGACCACCGTGCTTTCACGCCAGCAGGCGGAGCTCGGGATTTATCCCGCCGTGGACCCGCTCGACTCGACCTCCCGGATTTTGGACCCCCAAGTCATCGGGGAAGAGCACTACGGGGTCGCGCGATCGGTCCAGTCGATCCTCCAGCGCTACAAAGACCTTCAGGATATCATCGCGATCCTGGGGATGGACGAACTCTCCGAGGACGACAAACTGACGGTGTCGAGAGCCCGGAAGATCCAGCGGTTTCTCTCCCAGCCCTTCCACGTGGCGGAAGTGTTCACCGGGACCCCGGGACGGTATGTTAAGCTCAAAGACACCGTCCGGGGCTTCAAGGAGCTTGTCGAAGGGAAGTACGACGATCTTCCCGAACAGGCGTTTTATATGGTGGGCACAATTGAGGAAGTCGTCGCCAAGGCCGAGAGACTGGGAGGGAAGAAATAA
- the atpG gene encoding ATP synthase F1 subunit gamma — MPSLQSLRRKIGSVKNTQKITKAMKMVASAKLKRSQTRILAFRPYGLKMRGVVAGLSRRVNRDLHPLLQKRPTKMVRIVVVTSDRGLCGAFNANIVRRALEFIRECEARGVKVEIGLVGRKGRDFFRRRHWKIHEPYIDIFERLSYEHGIEIAQAASEQYTNGMFDEAHIIYNEFKSAMQQRVIVEQIFPFESLENDGAAGGGLGGSYLYEPDEGELLDNLLMKHLHAQAFRILLESSAAEQAARMSAMDGATRNAGELIKKLTLYYNKTRQAAITKELMDIVGGAEALKG, encoded by the coding sequence ATGCCCAGTCTTCAGAGCCTTCGGCGCAAGATCGGCAGCGTCAAAAATACCCAGAAGATTACCAAGGCCATGAAAATGGTGGCCTCGGCCAAGCTCAAACGGTCGCAGACCCGCATCTTGGCGTTTCGGCCCTACGGACTGAAGATGCGCGGGGTTGTAGCCGGTCTGAGCCGTCGAGTCAATCGCGACCTGCATCCGCTACTCCAAAAGCGCCCGACCAAAATGGTTCGGATCGTCGTTGTAACGAGCGACCGGGGCCTTTGCGGAGCCTTCAACGCCAATATTGTACGCCGAGCCCTGGAGTTCATTCGCGAGTGTGAGGCGCGTGGCGTGAAGGTGGAAATCGGTTTAGTGGGGCGCAAGGGTCGGGATTTTTTTCGTCGGCGCCATTGGAAAATCCATGAGCCGTACATCGATATCTTTGAGAGGCTTAGCTATGAGCATGGGATCGAGATCGCACAGGCCGCCAGCGAGCAGTATACAAACGGGATGTTCGACGAAGCGCACATCATCTATAACGAGTTCAAGTCGGCCATGCAACAGCGGGTCATTGTGGAGCAAATCTTTCCTTTCGAATCTCTTGAGAACGACGGAGCCGCCGGGGGTGGGTTGGGCGGCAGCTACCTCTACGAACCCGATGAAGGTGAACTCCTGGACAACTTGTTGATGAAGCATCTGCATGCCCAGGCGTTCCGGATCCTCTTGGAGTCATCCGCCGCCGAGCAGGCCGCCCGGATGTCGGCCATGGATGGGGCGACCCGGAATGCCGGCGAACTCATCAAGAAGCTGACACTCTATTACAATAAAACACGGCAAGCTGCGATTACCAAAGAGTTGATGGATATAGTGGGAGGCGCCGAGGCGCTGAAAGGATAG